The nucleotide window ATGTTCGGGAATACCATGTCTACCGTTCGGAAGTCAGGCCAAAGCGGCTTTGATGTACCTTTTCAGGGCCTGGACCTGCGTGATATCCCTGTAAGTAATGTAGAGCGGATCGAAGTCGTGTCGGGCATTGCTTCCGCCAGATACGGCGACCTGACCAACGGGGCCGTGATCATCGACAGACAGGCCGGTGCGACACCCCTGCAAGGAAGAATAGGGATCAATGGATATACTACCCAGTATGGCATTGGTAAAGGGTTTGAACTGGGTAAAAAGCTGGGCGCGCTGAATATTTACATAGACTATCTGCGCAGTAATGCAGATCCGCGCAACCTGTTGCAGAACTATAACAGAACAAACCTGGACCTGATGTGGACCTATCGCCTTAGCCAAAAGCTGAAGAACACATTTTCCGTTTCCTATAATTACCGGAATGATGATATCAAAATGGACCCCGAAGATACCCGGGAGGAGCGGGTTTTCACTAAAACGAATGCACTCAGCATTTCCAACCGCACCAGCTACAATATCTACGGTAAGTTCCTGGATAATGCAATCCTTAGCATGGGATTCTCTCAGGCCAGGCAGGAGTCGTATTCCCAGTACGCCATGAACCGCGACCCCAGGCCCATCGGTGACAAAGACACCACCGGGATTTACGAAGGATATTATATTCCCGGTGTCTATACCGCTGTAGACCATATCCTGGGAAAACCCAATACGGCCAGTGCCAATCTGGGATTCAACGGCCATTGGGGTTCCGGAAAAAGACAACACCAGTGGAGTGCCGGCGCCAATGTGTATATATCCTTCAACAACGGAGATGGAGTAGTGGTAGACCCGGCTACGCCAAGGTTTGTAAACCAGCGTTATCAGAATCAGCGCCCTTATGCCTATGAATATCTTCCGGCCCTCGTCAATACCGGGTTTTATATCATGGACCATATAGATCTTTATCCTTTCAACCGTAAGCTGTCCCTGAACCCGGGATTACGTTACGATATTCAGAATGGATGGGGAACATTACAACCCCGTATCAATACCTCACTGGTGCTCAGCAAACGGGTGACCATTACCATGGGATACGGACTGTTTACCAAAGCACCGGGTATGTCTTATCGTTATCCAGCACCCACCTATTTCGATATTCCTTTGCTGGATGTGTACAATGAAGATCCTGCCAAAAGAGTATATCTCGTATATACGCAGAAGTTAATGCACGACAATAGTTATCTGAAGCCGATGAAGTCTGCCCAGCTGGAATGGGGCCTTAAATACCTGGGCAAGACCATTAACAACTCCTTGTTTGTCTTTTACAAGGAAAGCAAGGATGGGTTCAATACTTCTTCTGCTCCCCGTCAGTTTGAATTGCCGGAATATGATTATAAAATCGAAAATGGAAAAATCAACTACTGGTCAACCGGGAAAACAAAACTTCGTGTAGGCATATGGGATAATATGGCGGTAAACGATATCACTACAACAGATATCGGTACCGACTGGACCATCAACACACACAGGATAGAGGCCATTGCCACCAGCTTCAATCTTTCCAATGCGATCTATTACAGTAAATATGGCAGCAGTCTCAACAGGCTGCTTTATAAAGATGAATCACAACTGGTTACCAATGGCCTCTGGTATGGGATATTCGGGCCTTCCAACTATGAGGCCTGGTCGTTCAGATCAAGGCTCAGAACAACTACGCATATACCCAAACTGGGATTCATCGTTAACCTCACCACCAATTTCTCTGTATACAAGCGTCAGCGCAATATCGGTAATGCCGGGCAACCATTGGGATATGTAGATATACAAAGTGTATATCATGATATCAATGAGCTAGCTCCGGATAGCCCTATCCGGCAGGCGCTGGGCTTATTCAGCACAGATGAGTCGGACAACTCCGATCCTTTTTATGTCAATTGGAATATGCAGGTGATCAAGGAAATCAAAAAGAAGGTCAGGTTCTCTGTCAGTGCTTACAACGTTTTTAACATCGTTACCAGAAAATACAGTGACATCTCCAAAAAGGTAAGGGAACTGACCCAGCCCGTGGTGTTGTCAGGGGAAATATCATTTAAATTCTAGATCAACAATTATGAGAAGGATACTTACTGTTATCACGGCAATAGCGCTTTTAGCTGCGTGCAACAAGGATAAAACGGCTCCGCTGCAACCGGTGGATATCTCCGTTGCGCTGCAGCTTTCAGGGGAACAGAACAGCCTGGAAATTCCTTATAAAGGCGCTAAAGTCACCATCATCAACCAGACAAACAATTCAAAATACACGGACAGTATCACTGTTACCAATACCAACATGGTAAAGTTCCAGCAGGTGATACCGGGTACTTATCATATTACTGCGGAGCTGCGTGTTTCGGCTGCGGACTATGAAAAAGTTACCGGACAGAAAGTGAGTGGTACCGTTATTTTTTCAGGTACCTTAACGGCAACTGCTGTGGCCAGCTCCAACGCGCTGTTGGTGGAGCTTAGGACTGGCGGTGGTACAGACGGATGGGTGTTTAAACAGATCTATTACGCCGGTTCCAACGTCAAGGACGGTGCCAGTTTCAGAGACCAGTTTATTGAGCTCTATAACAATTCAGACCAGGTGCTCTATGCCGATAGTCTTTACTTTGCGCAGATAGCCGGTGTAAATACGGCCTTGTCAAAGATTGATTATAACAAGGGTTGGTATATGACCGCAACAGGACAGTACGACTGGTCCAAAATGCCAGGTAATGCAGTGCCCAATGCCAATATAGATTTTATCTACGCCAGTGCGATATTTCGTATACCCGGTACCGGTAGCACCTATCCCGTAGAGCCGGGCAAAAGCCTGATCATCGCTGCCACAGCCATTAACCATAAGATTCCTTTTGTCGATAACGGTGGTACTGAAGTGTCTGTCCGCAATCCGGACCTGACTGTAGATTTAAGCAGGGCGGAGTTTGATGTATATATGGGTGACTTTCCGGGTAAAACACCACTCAGCTCTGATCTGAAAACGACTGTTACGAAGCTGGTGGTAATTGCAAACGTTAACCGGGACCTGATC belongs to Chitinophaga sp. HK235 and includes:
- a CDS encoding lipoprotein — encoded protein: MRRILTVITAIALLAACNKDKTAPLQPVDISVALQLSGEQNSLEIPYKGAKVTIINQTNNSKYTDSITVTNTNMVKFQQVIPGTYHITAELRVSAADYEKVTGQKVSGTVIFSGTLTATAVASSNALLVELRTGGGTDGWVFKQIYYAGSNVKDGASFRDQFIELYNNSDQVLYADSLYFAQIAGVNTALSKIDYNKGWYMTATGQYDWSKMPGNAVPNANIDFIYASAIFRIPGTGSTYPVEPGKSLIIAATAINHKIPFVDNGGTEVSVRNPDLTVDLSRAEFDVYMGDFPGKTPLSSDLKTTVTKLVVIANVNRDLIP
- a CDS encoding TonB-dependent receptor domain-containing protein, translating into MGFYKLHNILVVFVFSVLLPLAGSGQGNAKVYTLDIPAGTLTSALQYVSKVTGTGLTYNPADLSRVKVPARRIYNKPFPALISMVLQGTGYTASTNGEGYIIYAVATLPLKQAGTQSGVLTGRVVDEKGKPLEFASVQLKETGAQQTTNNDGVFVFRVPDNSVPSSLSISYVGKQTIETMVSPASYGWQQTFLLKELSLTLNGIHVNAVQKGTNSNSSMVFDREVIEQAQAFSLADILNTLPGREEKVPDLLNVQALTLRTAALNAAAANNSLGTAIIVDDIVRSNDANMQTKSLSMFGNTMSTVRKSGQSGFDVPFQGLDLRDIPVSNVERIEVVSGIASARYGDLTNGAVIIDRQAGATPLQGRIGINGYTTQYGIGKGFELGKKLGALNIYIDYLRSNADPRNLLQNYNRTNLDLMWTYRLSQKLKNTFSVSYNYRNDDIKMDPEDTREERVFTKTNALSISNRTSYNIYGKFLDNAILSMGFSQARQESYSQYAMNRDPRPIGDKDTTGIYEGYYIPGVYTAVDHILGKPNTASANLGFNGHWGSGKRQHQWSAGANVYISFNNGDGVVVDPATPRFVNQRYQNQRPYAYEYLPALVNTGFYIMDHIDLYPFNRKLSLNPGLRYDIQNGWGTLQPRINTSLVLSKRVTITMGYGLFTKAPGMSYRYPAPTYFDIPLLDVYNEDPAKRVYLVYTQKLMHDNSYLKPMKSAQLEWGLKYLGKTINNSLFVFYKESKDGFNTSSAPRQFELPEYDYKIENGKINYWSTGKTKLRVGIWDNMAVNDITTTDIGTDWTINTHRIEAIATSFNLSNAIYYSKYGSSLNRLLYKDESQLVTNGLWYGIFGPSNYEAWSFRSRLRTTTHIPKLGFIVNLTTNFSVYKRQRNIGNAGQPLGYVDIQSVYHDINELAPDSPIRQALGLFSTDESDNSDPFYVNWNMQVIKEIKKKVRFSVSAYNVFNIVTRKYSDISKKVRELTQPVVLSGEISFKF